In Rhizobium sp. WSM4643, the following are encoded in one genomic region:
- a CDS encoding DUF2161 domain-containing phosphodiesterase: METSLYLPVKAFLEAAGYVVKGEVGGCDLVGLSGAEPPVVVVCELKLSFNLELLLQAVDRAAMSDEVWVAARVSAKGRGREADKRYRDLCRRLGIGMLGVSDGGEVSVIVSSVSPMPRTNPKRRSRLVREHQRRRGDPAVGGGSRAPIMTAYRQQALLCASALDGGLKRPRDMKALVPNAGPILRDNVYGWFERIEKGVYALTSAGQAALLRWPQPVPSDPAP, from the coding sequence ATGGAGACGTCGCTCTACCTGCCGGTCAAAGCTTTCCTGGAGGCGGCTGGTTATGTCGTGAAGGGCGAGGTCGGCGGATGCGATCTCGTCGGCTTGAGCGGCGCCGAGCCGCCGGTCGTGGTGGTCTGCGAACTGAAACTCTCCTTCAATCTCGAATTGCTTCTCCAGGCGGTTGACCGCGCGGCGATGAGTGATGAAGTCTGGGTCGCGGCCCGCGTTTCCGCCAAAGGCCGAGGGCGGGAGGCCGACAAACGATACCGCGACCTCTGCCGGCGACTTGGTATCGGCATGCTTGGCGTCTCCGATGGCGGCGAGGTCAGCGTCATCGTCAGCTCCGTCTCGCCTATGCCACGCACCAATCCGAAGCGGCGCTCGCGCCTTGTCAGGGAGCATCAGCGCCGCCGTGGCGATCCCGCCGTCGGTGGCGGCTCGCGGGCGCCGATCATGACCGCCTATCGCCAGCAGGCGTTGCTCTGCGCCTCAGCACTCGATGGAGGGCTCAAGCGGCCGCGAGATATGAAGGCGCTTGTGCCCAATGCCGGGCCGATCCTGCGCGACAACGTCTACGGATGGTTCGAGCGGATAGAAAAGGGTGTTTACGCCCTGACGTCTGCAGGACAGGCTGCTCTTTTGCGCTGGCCGCAGCCTGTCCCTTCCGACCCGGCTCCTTGA
- the emfA gene encoding CDF family cation efflux transporter EmfA has translation MSDDGDLTVRKLAMWGIPLSLGVMGLKMVAWWVTGSVALLSDGLESSVNVAAAFIAFFVIRYAQKPADHDHPFGHHKAEYLSAVTEGALIIVAALLIVNEAIGFLAEPRMLDAPVLGLAINFAAGVINAIWARLLIRTGRQHRSAALAADGQHIMSDVVTSVGVLVGLLLALATGYAIFDPILAIIVAVNILYQGWKVISQSIGGLMDQAVEPQEEEAIKQAIATHAEGSIGVHDLKTRRAGKVTFIDFHMVVPGAMSVRQAHDICDRLEDAIRAVHEGATIAIHVEPEGEKAHGIRVKVVKEA, from the coding sequence ATGAGTGACGACGGCGATCTTACGGTTCGGAAGCTGGCGATGTGGGGGATTCCGCTGTCGCTCGGCGTCATGGGTCTGAAGATGGTGGCGTGGTGGGTCACCGGGTCGGTGGCGCTGCTGTCGGACGGGCTCGAATCGTCGGTCAATGTCGCCGCCGCCTTCATCGCCTTCTTCGTCATCCGCTACGCGCAGAAGCCGGCCGATCACGACCATCCCTTCGGCCATCACAAGGCGGAATATCTGTCTGCCGTCACCGAGGGCGCGCTGATCATCGTCGCCGCCCTGCTGATCGTCAACGAAGCGATCGGTTTCCTCGCCGAACCGCGCATGCTCGATGCGCCGGTACTCGGCCTTGCGATCAATTTCGCGGCCGGCGTCATCAATGCGATCTGGGCGCGGCTGTTGATCCGGACGGGGCGCCAGCACCGCTCGGCGGCGCTCGCGGCGGATGGGCAGCACATCATGTCCGATGTGGTGACCTCTGTCGGCGTGCTCGTCGGCCTGCTGCTGGCGCTGGCGACGGGCTATGCGATCTTCGACCCGATACTCGCTATCATTGTTGCCGTCAACATCCTCTATCAGGGGTGGAAGGTGATCTCGCAATCGATCGGCGGGTTGATGGACCAGGCGGTCGAGCCGCAGGAGGAGGAGGCGATCAAACAGGCGATCGCTACCCACGCCGAAGGCTCAATCGGCGTGCACGACCTGAAAACGCGACGTGCGGGTAAAGTCACCTTCATCGATTTTCACATGGTGGTGCCAGGAGCGATGTCCGTTCGGCAGGCGCATGATATATGCGACCGCCTTGAGGATGCCATCAGGGCGGTGCACGAGGGCGCCACTATCGCAATTCATGTGGAGCCGGAGGGCGAGAAGGCTCACGGCATCCGCGTCAAAGTCGTCAAGGAGGCATGA